In one window of Ruminococcus albus AD2013 DNA:
- the leuD gene encoding 3-isopropylmalate dehydratase small subunit → MKACGKVHKYGDNVDTDVIIPARYLNTANMEELAQHCMEDIDIDFAKNVKKGDIMVAKANFGCGSSREHAPASIKASGISCVIAKSFARIFYRNAINIGLPIIECEEASEKIEAGDEVEIDFDSGVITNKTKGETYQGQSFPEFLIKIINSNGLLNSLK, encoded by the coding sequence ATGAAGGCTTGCGGAAAAGTACATAAGTACGGGGATAACGTTGATACAGACGTTATTATCCCCGCAAGATATCTGAACACAGCAAACATGGAGGAGCTGGCTCAGCACTGCATGGAGGATATCGACATAGATTTTGCGAAGAACGTAAAGAAGGGCGATATAATGGTGGCTAAAGCCAATTTCGGCTGTGGTTCTTCCAGAGAGCACGCACCTGCTTCCATTAAGGCAAGCGGTATATCCTGCGTTATCGCAAAGAGCTTTGCAAGAATATTTTACAGAAATGCGATCAATATCGGTCTGCCGATAATCGAGTGTGAAGAGGCTTCTGAGAAGATCGAAGCAGGTGACGAGGTCGAGATAGATTTCGATTCAGGCGTTATCACCAATAAGACCAAGGGTGAGACCTATCAGGGTCAGTCCTTCCCCGAGTTCCTTATCAAGATAATCAATTCGAATGGTCTGCTGAATTCTCTGAAATAA
- a CDS encoding nucleotidyltransferase family protein, translating into MSATLVIMAAGLGTRFKGGIKQLEPFGPNGEIIMDYSIFDAVRAGFDKVVFIIRRDIREAFDEMIGNRIGAQVKVDYVYQELDCLPADYTVPEGRVKPWGHGHAVCCCKGIVNEPFAVINADDFYGREAFKVLHDYLSEGQTGDKLKMSMAGFVLKNTLSDNGAVNRGVCKVDGNNMLVDVEETYNIRRDADGRVLSGKEDTKELSEDSFVSMNMWGCPAGFIDRLNRRFEEFLEKNGTSLTAEFLLPEGIDYMIKHGEAECKLLESHDKWFGVTYAEDKPSVKAAISKLIADGAYPEKLWN; encoded by the coding sequence ATGAGTGCAACTCTGGTAATAATGGCAGCCGGACTCGGTACAAGGTTCAAGGGCGGTATAAAACAGCTGGAACCTTTCGGGCCGAACGGCGAGATAATAATGGACTACTCAATATTCGATGCTGTACGAGCAGGATTCGATAAGGTAGTATTCATCATAAGACGCGATATCCGCGAGGCATTCGACGAGATGATAGGAAACCGCATAGGTGCGCAGGTAAAAGTAGATTATGTTTATCAGGAACTCGACTGTCTTCCTGCTGACTATACTGTTCCCGAGGGCAGAGTTAAGCCCTGGGGGCACGGACACGCAGTTTGCTGCTGCAAGGGCATTGTAAACGAACCTTTTGCTGTTATAAATGCAGATGACTTCTACGGCAGAGAAGCTTTCAAAGTACTCCATGATTATCTTTCGGAAGGACAGACAGGCGACAAGCTGAAAATGTCCATGGCTGGCTTTGTACTGAAGAACACGCTAAGTGACAACGGCGCAGTAAACAGGGGTGTCTGCAAAGTCGATGGCAACAATATGCTGGTCGATGTTGAAGAGACCTACAATATCCGCCGCGATGCCGACGGCAGAGTTCTTTCGGGCAAGGAAGATACAAAGGAGCTCAGTGAAGACAGCTTTGTTTCAATGAATATGTGGGGATGTCCTGCAGGATTCATAGACAGGCTCAACAGGCGTTTTGAGGAATTTCTTGAAAAGAACGGAACAAGCCTTACTGCGGAATTTCTTCTGCCCGAGGGTATCGACTACATGATAAAGCACGGTGAAGCAGAATGCAAACTGCTTGAAAGCCATGACAAATGGTTCGGTGTTACCTATGCTGAGGACAAACCATCAGTTAAGGCTGCAATTTCTAAGCTGATAGCTGATGGTGCATATCCCGAGAAGCTCTGGAATTAA
- a CDS encoding LytR/AlgR family response regulator transcription factor: MNRQVFKMRIAVCDDEQRFICDLKKDLDELYSSLDMITDGYTSGEELLKGFRRKAYDVVFLDIEMPEMDGITLAGKIRELSRDVCIVFLTGHIEYAIKGYEVNALRYLTKPADKQKIKEVIDHVLVKLESSKTLWVKTAEGEQRISLSDILFIEAHNQNVIISTADESISVRGNIRDYEEELSQYGFFRIHRGYLISLPKVLRIGSKSVVLEDNTTLPVSRSKESKLRDMLFSYVSKEAF, from the coding sequence ATGAACAGGCAGGTGTTTAAAATGCGCATAGCTGTGTGCGATGATGAACAGCGGTTTATATGTGATCTGAAAAAGGATCTGGATGAACTATACAGCAGCCTTGATATGATAACAGATGGCTACACCAGCGGTGAAGAACTGCTTAAAGGCTTCAGGCGTAAGGCATACGATGTTGTTTTCCTCGATATCGAAATGCCTGAGATGGACGGGATTACCCTCGCCGGAAAGATACGTGAACTCAGCCGCGATGTGTGCATAGTATTTCTGACAGGGCATATCGAGTATGCTATAAAGGGTTATGAGGTCAATGCATTGAGATACCTTACAAAGCCTGCGGATAAACAAAAGATAAAGGAAGTTATCGACCATGTGCTTGTTAAACTCGAAAGCAGCAAGACCCTGTGGGTGAAGACTGCTGAAGGTGAACAGCGAATATCCCTTTCTGATATACTATTTATTGAAGCCCATAATCAGAACGTTATCATAAGTACAGCTGATGAAAGCATTTCCGTCCGCGGGAATATACGCGATTATGAGGAAGAGCTTTCGCAGTACGGCTTTTTCAGGATACACAGGGGTTATCTGATCTCTCTGCCCAAAGTTCTCAGGATAGGCAGTAAAAGTGTTGTTTTGGAGGACAATACCACTCTCCCCGTCAGCAGGAGCAAGGAGAGCAAGCTTCGTGATATGCTGTTTTCTTATGTCAGCAAAGAGGCATTCTGA
- a CDS encoding response regulator: MSRILVVDDDSMAVRMIGFILKKSGHECLSASSGAQGMALLKSENPDLMLLDIEMPGENGFEVLEALRRESGISDAKVCLMSGTVTDDLRERAEKLGAVGFISKPVSAAELMQVLSRTEI; this comes from the coding sequence ATGTCAAGGATACTGGTAGTCGATGATGACAGCATGGCTGTCAGAATGATCGGATTTATATTGAAAAAATCAGGTCATGAATGTTTAAGCGCATCAAGCGGAGCTCAGGGAATGGCACTCCTTAAAAGCGAAAATCCCGATCTTATGCTTCTGGACATTGAGATGCCCGGTGAAAACGGTTTTGAAGTACTTGAAGCTCTTCGCAGAGAAAGCGGGATAAGTGATGCAAAGGTCTGCCTGATGTCGGGCACTGTTACAGATGATCTTCGTGAAAGGGCTGAAAAGCTGGGGGCAGTAGGATTTATAAGCAAGCCGGTTTCCGCAGCGGAGCTTATGCAAGTTCTGAGCAGAACAGAGATCTGA
- a CDS encoding HD domain-containing phosphohydrolase: MEHYRVAVIDDDRGNLKIADRILSLYGYTVDCLDSGEALLEYVKENKPDLILLDVHLTGINGFETLQKLKSNHEVRDIPVIILTADTESDTETKALTAGASDFVAKPFVASVLLLRVKNTIELNRLQRDLKSEAKKLSSDIIEEHRRNERLSMQVVQTLAGAVDAKDKYTNGHSTRVAEYSREIARSAGLSEKEQEKIYMMGLLHDVGKIGVPDYVINKPTKLTPEEFDIIKTHPGVGYDILKNISEMPQLAVAARWHHERYDGTGYPDGLKGEDIPMEVRIITVADAYDAMSSRRSYHDVYAQEYIRSEFRNNMGTQFDPKFAQIMLDMIDEDTEYSMREDPDSYLVGDNGVTVEQNINSDKDLVFGFLSMLEAGGLDTAIGMKYCMNDTEFYAEMLTEYTGSMDDRIRHLEECIACGNSDQYRVYVHSLKSASKTIGAISISEKAAKLEEAAVSGDWKLIVDTTPDVIAELRGTVGSILMAMSIYGL, from the coding sequence ATGGAGCATTACAGAGTAGCTGTTATTGATGATGACAGAGGAAATCTTAAAATCGCAGATCGTATACTCAGTCTTTATGGGTATACTGTTGACTGCCTTGATTCGGGCGAAGCTCTGCTTGAATATGTCAAAGAAAACAAGCCCGATCTTATTTTGCTTGATGTACATCTGACAGGTATAAACGGTTTTGAAACTTTACAGAAACTGAAATCGAATCATGAAGTCAGGGATATCCCTGTTATCATACTTACGGCGGATACAGAATCGGATACTGAGACAAAAGCACTTACAGCAGGTGCGTCTGATTTTGTGGCGAAACCTTTTGTGGCTTCGGTGCTTCTTCTGCGTGTAAAAAATACCATCGAGCTGAACAGGCTTCAGCGCGATCTTAAAAGTGAAGCTAAAAAACTCAGCTCCGACATTATCGAAGAACATCGAAGAAATGAAAGATTATCCATGCAGGTCGTACAGACGCTTGCAGGGGCAGTTGATGCAAAGGATAAGTACACCAACGGTCATTCTACCCGCGTAGCTGAATATTCAAGAGAGATAGCAAGGAGCGCAGGTCTTTCCGAAAAAGAGCAGGAGAAGATCTATATGATGGGACTTCTGCATGATGTCGGAAAGATAGGCGTGCCGGATTATGTTATAAATAAGCCCACAAAGCTCACTCCCGAAGAATTTGACATTATAAAGACCCACCCCGGGGTAGGGTATGATATACTTAAGAATATCAGCGAGATGCCTCAGCTTGCGGTCGCTGCCAGATGGCATCACGAAAGGTATGACGGCACAGGTTATCCCGATGGGCTTAAAGGCGAGGATATCCCGATGGAAGTCCGCATAATCACTGTGGCTGATGCTTACGATGCCATGAGTTCAAGAAGAAGCTATCATGATGTTTATGCGCAGGAGTATATCAGGAGCGAATTCAGGAACAATATGGGTACTCAGTTTGATCCGAAGTTTGCACAGATAATGCTTGATATGATAGACGAGGACACCGAGTACAGCATGAGAGAGGATCCGGATTCCTATCTGGTGGGTGATAACGGCGTTACTGTTGAGCAAAATATCAATTCAGACAAAGATCTGGTCTTTGGATTTTTGTCGATGCTTGAAGCAGGCGGACTTGACACTGCCATCGGCATGAAGTACTGCATGAACGATACCGAGTTCTATGCCGAGATGCTGACTGAGTATACAGGCAGTATGGATGACAGGATAAGGCATCTTGAAGAATGTATAGCCTGCGGAAATTCCGATCAGTACAGGGTATATGTACATTCTTTGAAAAGCGCTTCCAAGACTATCGGTGCTATATCTATAAGCGAAAAGGCAGCAAAGCTTGAAGAAGCGGCTGTAAGCGGTGACTGGAAGCTTATAGTCGATACAACTCCCGATGTTATAGCCGAACTTCGCGGTACAGTGGGCAGTATACTCATGGCGATGTCCATATACGGGCTGTGA